One genomic region from Thalassotalea sp. PS06 encodes:
- the udk gene encoding uridine kinase yields the protein MENYESIDKVKFISVTGASGSGKSTFARKLCDSINSYWGIGTASVISEDEYYKCLKDLEPVQVGSYNFDNPLSIEHDKLLSDLEQLEKKLSIKINEYCFSSHSKLDTFKYIDPTKIVIVEGLFLLTNEHLKTKFSLNIFIDTPIDICLLRRIERDLKARGRDIQSISNQYRHTVRNALFEFILPTRQEADVRIDTSKSHNNIVRLLTSSILTDAFVS from the coding sequence ATGGAAAATTACGAAAGTATAGATAAAGTGAAGTTTATTAGTGTTACCGGGGCCTCTGGCTCAGGGAAATCTACTTTTGCAAGGAAATTGTGTGATAGTATCAATAGTTATTGGGGAATTGGTACTGCAAGCGTAATTAGCGAGGATGAATATTACAAGTGCCTCAAAGATTTAGAGCCAGTGCAAGTCGGTTCTTATAATTTTGATAATCCATTGTCTATAGAACATGATAAGTTGTTAAGTGACTTGGAACAATTGGAAAAAAAACTTTCCATTAAAATTAATGAGTACTGCTTTAGTAGTCATTCCAAATTGGATACATTTAAATATATTGACCCAACAAAAATTGTTATTGTTGAAGGGTTGTTTTTATTAACGAATGAGCACCTTAAAACAAAATTTTCTTTAAACATATTTATAGATACACCAATTGATATTTGCCTTCTCCGGAGAATTGAAAGAGATTTAAAAGCGCGAGGGCGCGATATCCAATCTATATCAAATCAATATCGACATACAGTTAGAAATGCACTTTTTGAGTTCATCTTACCAACTAGGCAAGAAGCAGATGTACGCATAGATACCTCCAAATCTCATAACAACATTGTTAGGTTATTAACTTCTAGCATATTAACCGATGCATTTGTGAGTTAA
- a CDS encoding WecB/TagA/CpsF family glycosyltransferase, which yields MNNLVNLIENHEHQKYNYLVTPNVDHVLRIKGGTNSQFHRAYDGADYVVCDSRILKLVSKLYKHPIKHVIPGSDLTKLLFENSLSKKRVMVIGGQNDDVETLYNLFNVKHISLYSPPFGFIEIDNEVEKCINAIENENPDIVFLAVGSPRQEVLAMKLKETHFRGFALCVGASIDFLVGRQKRAPQIVQLLHLEWLYRMLSQPKRLLGRYLKSFIPLTKLIIDDFQNGKLRKYR from the coding sequence ATGAATAATCTGGTAAATTTAATTGAAAATCATGAACATCAAAAATACAACTATCTTGTAACGCCTAACGTTGACCACGTGTTAAGGATAAAGGGAGGTACGAATTCTCAGTTTCACAGGGCATATGATGGCGCCGATTACGTCGTATGTGATAGTAGAATTTTGAAATTGGTCTCAAAACTATACAAGCATCCTATCAAACATGTAATTCCTGGTAGTGACTTAACTAAGCTTTTATTTGAAAATAGCTTGTCTAAAAAACGAGTCATGGTTATTGGTGGGCAAAATGATGATGTCGAAACACTTTACAACTTATTTAATGTAAAACATATAAGTTTATATTCTCCTCCTTTTGGTTTTATCGAAATAGATAACGAAGTAGAAAAATGCATTAACGCAATTGAAAATGAAAATCCAGATATTGTTTTTCTTGCCGTAGGCTCGCCAAGACAAGAAGTTTTAGCCATGAAATTAAAGGAAACCCATTTTCGAGGTTTCGCGCTTTGTGTTGGAGCTTCAATTGACTTTCTCGTGGGAAGGCAAAAAAGGGCTCCCCAAATTGTACAATTACTTCATTTGGAGTGGCTTTATAGAATGTTATCTCAGCCCAAAAGATTACTGGGTAGATATTTAAAATCTTTTATACCATTAACAAAACTGATTATTGATGATTTTCAAAATGGAAAATTACGAAAGTATAGATAA
- a CDS encoding glycosyltransferase, which yields MHSPTIRCGNSRIKNYLNVASEVFSGFFCDRVICVSSSIFDYAKPFFNSDKLIQVNNGVPEYKLNLSRNYSVTNNNFNICCVGLFRERKGILNLVKAIKKSNVNCNLNLVGRFVEESYRKEVLNECRSSNIQVNLLGFRDSVQEEMLKNDLFILPSLPGEGLPMVLLEAMSVGMPIICTNVEGVSETLQNNVSALIVEHSSIDSLSKAIIRMHDDELLRENLGMCSRNKFENEFSSTAMTKRVSSIYDEFHAA from the coding sequence TTGCATAGCCCGACCATTCGATGCGGCAATTCTCGCATAAAAAATTATTTAAATGTTGCTTCAGAGGTTTTCTCAGGATTTTTTTGTGACAGAGTAATCTGTGTATCGTCATCAATATTTGATTATGCAAAACCCTTTTTCAACAGTGATAAGCTAATCCAAGTTAATAATGGTGTTCCTGAATATAAGTTAAATCTAAGTAGAAATTATTCAGTAACTAATAATAATTTTAATATTTGTTGTGTTGGGCTTTTCAGAGAGCGAAAAGGTATTCTTAACTTAGTTAAAGCAATCAAAAAGAGTAATGTAAATTGTAATCTAAATCTAGTTGGTAGATTTGTAGAAGAATCGTATAGAAAAGAGGTTCTAAATGAATGCAGGAGCTCCAATATACAAGTTAATTTACTAGGGTTTCGAGATAGTGTCCAAGAAGAGATGTTGAAAAATGATTTATTCATTCTTCCAAGTTTGCCTGGTGAAGGGCTGCCAATGGTTTTGTTGGAAGCAATGTCTGTTGGGATGCCTATAATTTGTACGAATGTTGAAGGTGTATCTGAGACTCTTCAGAATAATGTTTCAGCTTTAATTGTTGAGCACTCCTCTATTGATTCCTTATCTAAAGCTATTATTAGAATGCACGATGACGAACTACTTCGAGAAAATTTAGGGATGTGTTCTAGGAACAAATTTGAAAATGAGTTTTCTAGTACAGCCATGACAAAGAGGGTAAGTAGTATTTATGATGAATTCCACGCAGCGTAA
- a CDS encoding mannose-1-phosphate guanylyltransferase/mannose-6-phosphate isomerase yields the protein MIKPVIMAGGNGSRLWPMSRKLFPKQFLKIASDFTMVQETVKRLDGLVAFEPITICNEEHRFIVAEQLREIDQLGQIVLEPVGRNTAPAIALAALSEIKQGNDPVLLVLAADHVIGDINKFQTVVNIGLEQAETGKLVTFGIVPTHAETGYGYIRKGEVVSGEVEDSDSTLTNSLEANALDAFSVDCFVEKPDLATAETYLASGEYLWNSGMFMFKASRYIEELGKFRPDILEACEESLKDTSSDMDFIRVDKSAFESCPDESVDYAVMEPLCAAEGSDSAVLVPLDAAWNDIGSFSAIWDMSDKDENGNVHQGDVLGHESKNNLVIAENKLVATVGLENTVVVQTKDAVLVADKSKVQDVKKIVELINLKGRTEADLHRQVYRPWGHYDSIDFGSRDQVKRITVKPGEKLSIQMHHHRAEHWIVVSGTAKVTNGDEVFLLTENQSTYIPAGVVHALENPGVLPLELIEVQSGSYLGEDDIVRFEDRYGRV from the coding sequence ATGATTAAACCCGTAATTATGGCAGGTGGCAATGGTAGCCGCTTGTGGCCAATGAGTCGTAAACTTTTTCCAAAGCAATTTTTAAAAATTGCTTCCGACTTTACTATGGTTCAGGAGACCGTAAAGCGTCTGGATGGTTTAGTTGCGTTTGAACCAATTACCATTTGTAATGAAGAACATAGATTTATTGTCGCGGAGCAGTTACGTGAAATTGATCAGTTAGGGCAAATCGTTCTTGAACCAGTAGGCCGAAACACAGCTCCCGCCATCGCTTTGGCTGCATTGTCGGAGATAAAGCAAGGTAACGATCCTGTGTTGTTGGTTCTGGCAGCAGATCATGTAATCGGCGATATTAATAAGTTTCAAACTGTCGTAAATATTGGTTTGGAACAGGCCGAAACAGGGAAGCTTGTTACTTTTGGTATCGTACCTACTCATGCTGAAACTGGGTATGGATACATAAGGAAGGGGGAAGTGGTAAGTGGTGAGGTGGAAGACTCTGACTCTACCTTGACCAATAGCCTTGAAGCTAATGCCCTTGACGCCTTTTCTGTCGATTGCTTTGTTGAAAAACCTGATTTGGCAACTGCTGAGACATATCTAGCTTCCGGCGAGTATCTGTGGAATAGCGGTATGTTCATGTTTAAGGCAAGTCGTTATATTGAGGAGTTAGGAAAGTTTCGACCAGATATTCTAGAAGCTTGTGAAGAATCTCTGAAAGATACGTCTAGTGATATGGACTTTATCCGTGTCGATAAAAGTGCTTTTGAATCATGTCCAGATGAATCCGTAGACTATGCCGTTATGGAACCTCTTTGTGCGGCTGAGGGCTCCGATTCAGCGGTTTTAGTGCCACTTGATGCAGCTTGGAATGACATTGGTAGTTTCTCTGCGATTTGGGATATGTCTGATAAAGATGAGAACGGCAATGTTCACCAAGGTGACGTATTAGGTCATGAGTCTAAAAACAACCTTGTTATTGCTGAAAATAAATTGGTTGCAACGGTAGGTTTGGAGAATACCGTAGTCGTGCAAACCAAAGATGCGGTTTTAGTTGCGGATAAAAGTAAAGTTCAGGATGTTAAAAAAATCGTTGAACTGATTAACCTAAAGGGCAGAACCGAAGCGGATTTGCACCGTCAGGTCTATCGTCCTTGGGGACATTATGATTCCATTGATTTTGGTTCTCGCGATCAGGTAAAACGCATCACGGTAAAGCCTGGTGAAAAATTATCGATACAAATGCATCATCATCGTGCCGAACATTGGATAGTTGTATCTGGTACCGCAAAAGTTACTAATGGTGATGAAGTATTCCTGCTAACTGAAAATCAGTCGACTTATATTCCTGCCGGCGTCGTTCACGCATTGGAAAACCCTGGAGTTTTACCTTTAGAATTAATTGAAGTTCAAAGCGGAAGCTATCTCGGCGAAGATGATATTGTAAGGTTTGAGGATCGTTACGGGCGCGTATAG